The genomic region TTTGAAAAATTAGATGTCTTTACTGAAGCAAACTCCTATTTAATCTTTCCTCTGTTGCTTTAAAGGTGGAATATACAGCCAGGTAAGTGGAAATATGGTTTTTTTGAAGCCCTGGGTAAATGTCATATAGAGGAATTAAAATGTCAATCTGTAGCTGCATTTGTTTAATGAAATTGTATAAACAAGGCTGGGAGCACACATCATCTCACTCCAGCATCTTAAAGGTTTTGAGCCACTTCCCACTCCTCTGAATGTGCAGCCATCCCCACACTCTGCTGGCAGAAGGGGGGATGCTGATGGTGTGCTGGAGGCAAACTCCCCCAGGTTGGCTTGTTCCCTAATTCATCAAACTAACTCATCCATCTGCAGCAGGTCAAGGTATTTGCGGGGTGGTCTTGAGCTGTCATCTGCCAGCAAGCACAAGGGATGCCTGCAAGGGCTGTGGGGTGAGTATCTGACCACAGTTCCACAGCAGTGACTCAGAGCTGAACTGGAGCAGGCATGGTCAGGAGACGTGGGCTGACTTCACCTGTCTGCCTGCTTGTATTGTTGCTTTGTTTAAAGGATGCTGCTCACCACCATGACTTCCTTGCTCTAACTCTCCTGTGGTGTGCCGCAGAGAAGGGACACCTGGCCTCACTTGTGCCTTACCAAATCCTCACAGGCTGATAACCGTGCAGCAGAAGCATCCACATGGAGTTACAGTGCCAGAGCTGTTGCATTTCAGTTTCTCACTTAGGTAATTTTATAGCAGCTTCCCCACTGCTGGGGATAAGCCATAAAAAGCACGCAGGAGTACCAGGATGCATCTTTATGTTTACTACTGGCTCTCATTTTCCTTATAAATTCACTTTGTGCACAGTTTCAATCCCACCCCCTTGCTTAGAAGATAAACTGTTTGTCTAAAATAGGTTGTTTCCTCTCATATCATATGATCACTTAAGAGGGAAGCTTGTATTTTACTAAGGTGCCTTTAAAACAGGCTtccaaaagaaaggagaaggggggaTATCCTTTTCTTGCAAAATGACTAACAGTGGTTTCTCAGCTTTGCCTGTGTAGTGAATTGAAATTTCTAGCAAAGACAAACAATGGCACCATGTGATGTATTAAAACCGAACAAGAATCAAAGattgcttaaaaaaacaaatgggCAAATTTAAGCAGTTAACACATAGATGTTCAGTCTAGCCCCCAAGGACATTTTCTTTTAGCCAGTTCATGTGATACCTGATGAAGTGCGAGCTACAGGTTTGCAGCTGAAATACTGTGCTGGTTAGCACCTTTGTTTTCCCCAGTTTCCCAATTTTCTACTCCACTGTGTAAGCTGTTGTATTGCTTTAGAGAAGTCACTCAGCCTCTTGCTTCCCATTTCTGCTGGTAAAATTGGGAACTTGCATTGCTCTGTTCAAATGACAGTCTCAGGAGGGACAGGGGTCTGTCCTTTGTTGTCTTTACACTCGGCCTGTTACTGTGAACTCCTGGCTTTGGTTGCTACTGTGCTCCTAAAACCAGAATAACGCTACCCCAGAGAGCAGCCAACATTGGAGTGCCCCATTCTGCAGTCATATGTACAACAGGTGAAATTCTTTCTTCATGCATGACCCCAGAGATTTGAATGTTCAGGGGACAGAACAGCACACCTTCTTCTCTACTTAGGTGCAGGGCAGGTGCTGTACATGGCTGTGTTGATAAAGGAAGTTATGTTCTGGGTCTTTTTCTAATCCTAAACAAGATAAAACGTCCCTGATTGTAGAGTAGAAGAATGGTTGATGtgcaagaaatatttcaataagAAGGAACTGTTGAGTTTGAGAGCACTTAAGGGGTTGGTAAGAATTGTGATGGCTTCTTTTTCACATCTGTTAAATATTCAGCATGTGCTTTTAGCAATTTTTACCCTTTTTGTGAGGTTGAATAGGTTTGATTGGACTTTATGCAATTAGTATACTGTGAGAGTTTGTGAGGATTTGCTTCAATTCTGAGATAATTTCACTTTGTCTGCCTGTGGTTTTCTTCAAATGTCTGAGCAAGTGCACCATGGTGGCAAAAACatttgaggaaaataaatgtcaaaatcCCATGTGCTGCTACTGCTGAAAGCAGGAATTTAACTAAGATCTGCCAGATTTCATAGTAAGTATTCTTGtgtgcttttcagaaaatagaAGTTTAGTTTTTAGGGAATAGATAAGTATTGTCTGTTTTGGGTGTTGAATTACAGAGAGCAAAAGCATTTAGAAAGCTGTTTGTTGAAtatgctcagaaaaaaaagtcacagtgGGCTGTGGTTtctgagagcaggaaaaaacGCCAATCTTATGTCATAGgctaataaaatgtattaagCATGAAGTCAGTAAAGTCGTGTAGGAAATCCTCTGAAACTGGTGCGGAATAGCAACTTACTGTCAACattcttagaaaaataaaaaattaagtaaaatatcagacaaaataaaatttggcCTCTCTTTGTATTGTATGAAAACTTGGCAAAGGCTGAGTATCCTTCAGAAGGGAGCATTGCTTGCTATGAGTAACctctgcacagctctcctgTGAGAACTCCTCCATAAGCAAGTCACAACACATTTTCTTGGTGCACATTGTTAGTACTGTACTGAGAAGTTTGGTCAGAAAGTTAAAGGTTGCTAAATCAATGACTCTAAGTGTTTTCTAGCAAATATTTGCCTTAGGAGATGTCTAGCTTTGGGAGATGCACAAACATGAACACAGTTTCCAGCTGCCCGGGTGGAGGGCACCATTTCAGGTGGTGAACTGAACACTGTCCATAGGGAGCTCCTTCCGCAATTGCAAGCATGGCCTGAAAGGGAAGTTTTTGAGGGAAGCATGAACTACCCCTCCTCTGCTGTGAGCCCAGTGCCAACCTCAGCAAGCCACGGACAAAGAGGAATAGAGAGCATGGAAATGCTCCAGTGGTGTCTCACAGTGGCACCTCTGGGGAACTGACCAGTGTTTGTGGAGTCTGAATGAGAATGAGACCAGTGCATTTCTCCATTGAGCTGTTTGCTCCCTCGCTAGGGAGGGCAGCTGTTCATGCAGCAGGCTGGTTTGCATTTTTGCTGGGTAGTGTGGGGACTtatattttatgaatattttattcagaaGGTAATACCTCCAAACTGTGGTCTTTGTGGGGTGAAGTTACTCTATGACTTAATTGCTCGAAGTCTTTCCCCACATTTGTTCTCAGTAGAAGCAGATTGTTGGAGGTGAAGCTGTTACAAGTGGGAGCCTTCCCCCACTTCCCCTTCCTTCCTAGTGTGCAGGGAAACTGGTGCCCTGCTGTGGTATCACAACACTTGAAACCAAAAGCCTCAGTTTGTGCTGGATGAGTTGCTGTCCTACAAGGAACATTAAGGAGAAGCAACTGATTGTTTAAAGAATGGCTGTGAGAAAAAGGATTTGCTGTTTACCTCagaattattaataaaaaaaaaaatcaggtattCAGGGCTTCTAAAGTTTTGCTCtctgttttcataatttttttaaactgagttTCTGGATGATGATATTACtccattttatatatatatatatatatatatatatatatatatatatatatatatatatatatatacttttttttttcaattgacCCAGTTGGATTGGTAGTTACAGCTTGAAAATCCcagttgaaaaataaattatcgGTATACATCCCAGAACCAAAATCTTTGGGCGCTAATTTAGATTCAATGTTATCATGCTGACAACTTCTTACCAGCTCTAACTTCATCTTTCCTCCTGTAGCTCGAAGCTTGGTTGGCATTCCCAGCTGGTGAAATGCTTTGTTACCCCCATGGTTAGGAAGGACATGGGAGGATGCATTGCTCTGGATATGCCACTTTCCCTGTCACTGACTTGGTGGATTGATATGTGATGGACTGGACATGATGAGATGTGATTGCTGAACCAGGAAATGTGTAAACAGATTGCACAGTGAGGAAGGAAGGGGCACAGaaatcctgtgctgctgccaggtaCTCTCCTAGTATGTGTGAGGAGCTGATCCATGTGGCTTGAAAATCAATTCTCACCTTGTAGTGCTCACGTAACAAGGGTGAGAGCTCATTATCTTGCCCATGTCAGCCTCTGACAGAAAGGATGAAAGGGATTCATGCTTATCCTCAAAATCTTGtcctccagcctgtgctgctttcctttttacACTGACTGGACTGGGAGAGTCCAATCTAATCTGGACATTCAGGATCTTTACTGGACAATGCGCCAAAGCTGGATTCTATCTGAGTTTCCATAACACGCACCATCTGAGGGTCAGGCAGGGACCTCCAGGCCTGGCTGTCTCTGGGCAGTGTAGGGCacatctcctgctctccctgtgatTTAATGATTTTGTGTGAGGAAATTACTGTTCTTCTACTCCCAAGAAGGTAGTGTGGGCTTTTTCTTATCTGCTCCAACTTCAACCTTCCTCCTGTAGCTCAGCGGGTTTGCATGCTGGGCTGTGGATGAAACTCTCCAGTGCTCCCATGGTCAGGGTGGGACTGGTAGGATGGAGATGCCACTTTCCCTGTGTCTGCCTTTGCGGATTGATGGACTGACCCAGGAGGAGATGTGGTTCCTGGGTTTTCCTCCTCCCAAGTACCTCATGAGGTCTTGTTTCTGACAGGGAAGGACTGCTTGGAAAAGCATCTATACAGCATCCTCTCGGGTTGGCGCCGCTGGTTCACTGCTGAGCCTCTtgcggcggggctggggcggaAAGGCAGCACTGCCCGCTGCCGCCGCACTCCGGGAGCGGGGATGATGCTCTCCTGGCCTCCGTGGCTGGTGCCGCTGCCCCATTCCCGTGGGCCGCGGCCACGGCCGcggccacggccacggccacggccacggccacggccacggccGAACGCGGGGCGCTCCCGGACGCTCCCCGTCCTGCGGGGGCGCTGCCGCGGGACCGCGGGCAGAGGCGGCTGCCCCGGGGCTCGGGGCCGGCGCCGCGCCCTCCCCATTGGCTACCAATGACGTCACCGCCCCACCTCCGGGCCGGCCCCCGCGCTTCGATTGGTCGGCTCTGCCGCCCGTcggcgccggccccgcccccgccgggcCGTACATTTACGCGGTAGCAAAAGAGAAAGTAACGAGGATGGTGCGGGCGGCGCGCGGAGtccggggcgggcggcgcgcgGGGCAGCGGGCGCGACACGCACCGGCACCAGCGGCTCCTCCCGCGGCGGCTGCCGCCACTTCTGCGCACCGGGACGGAGCGCGACGCGCCGGTGAGTGCGGCGCACGGTGCGGAGCGGGGGCTGCGGCTGCGGGAGCCCGCGCCAGGGCTGCGGTGGCGGGGagcgccggcccggcccgccgcgcGATTGGCGGTAGCCCCGGCTCCCTGCGATCGGGGGCAAAACTTTagcttctctctgctcctgggctCTTTTCGTTGTCTCCCCTCACTTGGGTAACTGGTTTGTCTCCCTCGTTTATTAAACAATTTTAAGTGCGTCAGGCGAATGCGCTCGGGGCGCCCTTATTCTAGGTGTTATCCTAAAATAGGGCGAGGGGAGGGTTGGGAAAAGAACGGGCTGGGAAAGCCTCTCGAGCGAGCCGCCGCTGGCCCCGCTCTGCCCAGCCGCGGCACCTCCCCCGTGCCCGGGCGGGCGGGTCGCGGCACCTTTCCGCGCTCCGGAGGTACCCGCGGGTTTGCTACGTAGAGCggtggctgctggaggtggcagTGCCCCCCGGCCATCCCTTATTCGGGATGGACATCTCCTAGCCGGCCCGGTGCAGAGCCGGCCGGGGAGGCAAACGGGAGCTGCGAGTGCTCGCCCCGCTCCGGGGTCTTGGTGGAGTTGGTGAAGTTGGTGCTGGGATGGGTTTTTCAGAGGGAGCTGCGGCTGCTCCCGAAGTTGCTGGTGAAGGTGACGCACTGTCAGGGCTGGCTTTGGGTATTTTGTTCCTGTCGTCTTCGTTGTCTGCCGAGTAGAAACGGGGGGATTCAAATCCTGTGTGCTGCGTCTTAGCAAATGGGAAGGCAAAGGTGGGGAAGGCAGTGACCTTGCCTGGGGCGGAGGGGACCACTCTTTGAAGAAGCTGTGAAGTGTGGTGGGGAGCGGGAATTTACCTCACGGACTGCTGGAGAACAGCCGACTTCCCGAGCCTGGAGCTAAGGGCTTAACTGGGATTGGATTCACCTCTAACAGGGGGAGGGAAGTGCAAGGTGCATGCTTATAAGGATCTCCAGAAgctaatttttttgttttctattgggtatttttttgtttagcCTTATGTGTTCAAGTTTGTAACTGTCTCAGAAAATTTATTCACAGGCTAATTTTATTCCAGCATGCTGGAAAAGTTGCATATCACCTCTGACACATTCAGCTATTCAGCTCTTATGCGTTTCTCCCTGTAGTGGACTCAGCCCAGTAGTTGCTTCCTTTTCAGTGAGCAACGGGATAAGGGAATGTGCCTCTGTCGTTATCAGTGGTGAGCTTTCCAGCCTGGGGTTTCGGAATAGCTCAGTACCGTCTGCATGTAGCTAAATGCCTTCTCCTGCACAGTCCAAGCTGCTCGTGTGGATTCTGCGTGCTATGGGCGCACATGCAGATAGCTGAAGTattccctgcagcactgaaaagGCTTTTTACTGTGAACTGGTAACTGTCAGAAGGGGTGTAGGGGTAATGAGTGTCGGCAAAATAAGTTGCTGGATCTCTCGGTTTATGTGATTTCATGATCTGTTTTCATcacctttcccttctgctttttctttttcagggtGATCTTGAGTTCTTCTTAGCTTGCTAGTGCTCAGCCTCCTCATGCCTCCATCTCCTTTAGACGACAGGGTAGTAGTGGCACTTTCGAGGCCAGTGAGACCTCAGGATCTCAACCTGTGTTTAGACTCCAGCTTCCTTGAATCTGCTTCTTCTGCTGGTGAGAGCCACTCCAGTCTGCTCGGCGGAGTTGTCGTGTCCCTAAAGACTGCTAATCTCACGTATATGCCCTCATCCAACGGCTCTGCACGCTCTCTGAGTTGTGGATGCAGCAGTGCCAGTTGCTGCACTGTGGCAACTTACGACAAGGACACTCAGGCCCAAACTCAAGCGAGCACCGGCAGCACCCACACCGGAGCCTCCCCCGCCTGCCCTACCAACCAAATGGTCAACAGCAATGAGAACGCCGGCAGCCTGAGCCCGCTGGGCGGAGTGGGGAGCCCTGTCTCGGGCAGCACCAAGCAACTCGCCAGCATCAAAATCATCTACCCCAATGATCTGGCCAAGAAGATGACCAAATGCAGCAAGAGCCACCAACAGAACCAAGGTCCTGTCATCATTGACTGCAGGCCCTTCATGGAGTATAATAAGAGCCACATTCAAGGGGCTGTCCACATTAACTGTTCTGACAAGATCAGCCGGAGAAGGCTCCAGCAGGGCAAGATCACAGTCTTGGACTTGATCTCCTGCCGGGAAGGCAAGGACTCCTTCAAGAGAatcttttccaaagaaattgTAGTTTATGATGAGAATACCAATGAGCCAAGCAGGGTGATGCCTTCCCAGCCACTCCACATAGTGCTGGAGTCACTCAAGCGAGAAGGCAAGGAGCCCTTAGTCCTAAAAGGTAATCCTCCTCATTGCCCAGACACAGTGTGTTGGTTTGCTTTGCAGTGTGTACTCTCTGCTGTTAGCCTTGCTGATGGTTGCACCTTGAAAGCATCTGTTTATCTCTGGGAAGGCCTGGATGTCTCAAGTCACCAGTGGCAAAGCAAATGCCTTCCATGGACAAATCATGGTGCTGGTAGCAGAGAGgtgcttgcttttctctggaTGTTGTCCTTGAGTAGCAGGAGGGTTGAGAAGtgcaaggaggaggaaatgtgcTTCCTGGTGTCTGTCTGTGCAAACAAAGAATTTCCCCCAGTGCTTATTCTGAGTATTTATAGCTCAAGGAGCAGAGGTCCAGGAGGGGATACTTCCCTTTTAGTTTGTCAGACTGACCTTTACTTAGCAGCCTTATTTTAGTCCATGTAAAACTGGACTCATAGGCGCTGGAGATGGACAGTGGGAGAGTAGAAGGAGGGGGGAGGAAAGATAAGGGAAGTCACTTGGTCTGAGGCATTGTATCATGGACCAGTCAGCACAACTTGAGCAATCAAGCCCAGTTTTGGTGATACGGGGTCAGAATAATGGACAGGgggaaattatttgtttaaagaGTGATCTGAAAGTGGTGTGTTTCTGTGTATGAGTGCTTATTTATGTATATGGCTTTCCTGTAAAGGCTCCTGTTTTAATATGGAATTTGGTTTATCCCTTAATGCTCTGGTGGAGATGAGCCCCACCAATTAAGGCATCATCCAAGGACACTTCACTTTATTCTCGAGATCCTATTTATAACAATGCTGTCCTCTAGATTAAATTTCCTTTCCCCTGGGTGCTTATGCCATTCGGAGGTATGGTTGGCAGAGActggctgtggcagggggaAACTATGGAAGGATTTGCTGCTTAGCTCATACTGTATGTATTTaatttgcttaatttttctgtgcagcttGCTACTTCCAACCTGCACAGTGTGGCAGGAGAATGGAGTGGGCTGGTACTTTATCCCTTTTCCTCAGCTGAGTTTCATGGCTTTGTAGGATCTAGGGGTCCTGTGAGATACTCCTCTGTGTGTCTTGGGGAAGCTTGAAATTGCTGAACTGTCCCCTTGCTCCTGGTAAGAGTGTGGTCATGCTGGGCTTGTTTTGATACTTGCTACAGGATCCCAGCATGCTTTTCTGGAGTCTCTGGGGTCATCAATGAGGCGCTTGGCAGAGCGAGGCTGCCACTGGAGTTGTGCCTTTCTGGTGGTAATCCTTCTGTTGTACAGCCTTTGCAGCTGGGTATGTGGTTGTAGTCTGCAAGCCTTCCTATCTTTAGAAAAGTGGAGTGCTGAAGGtgttctctgtgtttctctgaaaaTACTGCACCTTCTCTGAACCTCTCATAGTACTTCTTCAGTACCTGGAATGAGATCATGGCTGAGATGAAGCTGCAGAGCAGTAATTGGGCAGCGCTGAGCTGCTGGGCCATCACCGTAACTCCACTCCCATTCCTTGAAGTGGTGCTCCAGCTGGGGTCAGATGGAGTTGAGCATGGGATAAAGCAGCATTTAGGAAGGCTACGGGTAACTTTCCGAGCTGGGGGCGTGGCACTGGAAGCGCTCGTTATTTAGTTTCACTTGACAGATAGCGTTTTTTCCGTCGTGCTTCAGCCGCCCTGGAGCTGGCGTATCCCCATCCTTGTGTTCAGGCGCTAAAACGAAACTGGGGGTGGCCGGGGAGCCCTCTTTGCCTGGGTCTGTTACTTTTAgtgatttctctctctctctccactgCCCGGCCCTAATTTATTGCTGGTCCATCTGATCCCCCGTGTTGTTTTTGCAAACACTGGTTGCTAGCCGGGCTGTCCAAGTTCCCGTCCCCCCGATGCGGTGCCACCTTCTCCATGTTTGGTGTTGCCTGTCAgcccgcggccccgctgccgctCTCGGGGCACGCTGGCACGTCGCGGGCTCGGTCCCATCGCCGAGCCGGGGCTTGGGTTACAGCTTTGCCTGGCCCCGCCGGCGAGCGGCTTTGAGGTGCCCCAGGCTTTTTAAGCAGCACAGAAACCTTTCCAAGGCCGGGCCATGATCTACAGATAAATGTATGTATAGTGTGCCTTATGAGGCACGAGTTAAAAAGACATGATGTcgtttatttttaatgtagcaGACCAATGTATAAACTAGCGATGTGACAAGAGAGGGTTTCATGTACGCTGTGGCATGGAAGATTTTAAGACTTCAGTTCCTCCCTTTCTATCCATTCCTCTTCTTGCTACTTCCTTTAACATTTTTTGGTCATAAATGTAACACATGCATAATTTTGATTTAAGCTCTTAAGAAAGATTTGCTTATTTCTTTTGCCACGAGGCACAGCAACACTTGAGACAGGCATTAATCGtctatttttacaaaaaataaacccataAGGATCCTGTATTTTGTAGTCCTGCTATACGGGCAGTAGCAGCCTGAGCTGTCCTGGCTAAAGCTGCTGCTCAGTCTGTTTATAAACAAAATAGGAAGAAATCATATTTCCCCCAACACCCCATGACCATGTTATTCCATGTTTGCTGAAAACTAAAGGCCTTGCTTTTTGTcgatgctttttttttttttttaatttagttctttttttcttagcatTGGAATGGAGATGGGGGCAGTTAAATGAGCCCGGTGTCCCTTCTGCTTGAGGCCAATGTCAAAGCTGAATTTGGAGAGGGGAAGAACATGGTGCTGTGACCCCAGGCTGGgtcagcagccctggccctccTTGGTAGGGCTGTACCCTTTTCTGTCCTGCAAACCCAACAGTGAGGCATCACTGCCTTCCCTGAGCACCTCAGCTCATAGCAAAAGTTTCCTTGAGTCTTGGGAGCTGGTGTGCTTAAGATTGCTACTAGGACCTCAAAATGGAAAGTGGGAAATACATTTGCATTCAGATGAAAAGTACTCGTTTTCCATGACTGAAACATTTAGGCTTGgagttcagcttttttttttttttttttcacaagctAAATTCACtctacaaaggaaaataaaatgaaaaattgaagcATCTATGCCAGCACATCTTGGCAGCTTTTAACACAAGAGGAGTTGCCTTTGTCTCCCTGACCAGGGTCCAGTGGCATTGTCTCCATCCTGctgttcttccttttccctcaagacccagcagcaggagccttgTGAACCTGCTTAAGTCTTGTGTGTAGTTTGTAAGGGCTGCTGTGTTTGACTTCAAGGAATTTAAAAGGAGAGGTGAAAAATATgatttggcttttcttttaattcccACTATATGCTGTAAACTCATGGCTGGACTTCTGCAAAGGAGATGGGGAGGAACCAGCTGGTTCCTCCACAAAacctggttgtttttttgtttttgttcacAGTCTGAGGACTTATTTATGCTCTGCCTTTCAGTCTTCTCTCTGCTCATCTGACGGGGAAATAAATGAAGTGACTTGCTCTCATTATAGTGGGGAGTGTAAGACCTGCCAAGAAACCACTTCATGCTTTCTGCCATGGTCTAAGAATAGTTTCAGATCTCTTACCACACTAGAGTCACATATCAGCAAAGTTGAAACAACTACAAAGGGACTTTGTAAGCAAGTAATTATTCCTTACAAAAGGAATAATTATTTGCTTTATATTCTCCTACGTTCATGTAAATACTGTGATCAGCTGCCTTTGGAATACCTGACCTGGTCACTTGTACAAATACCTTAATTATTACTTTGATTAATTATAGAATTTAGCACTGTCAGTGTTGCTTTAAACCCTAATTGGATTACACTGCGCAAATGTATTTGAAAGTAAAACTTGATGTAATGGTCAACAAATCCAGCTGACCAACAAAACATGTGCCTGGCACTTATTTCCACCAGAGATCTCCACTGAATAAGTATTAGGTCATGGTTGTAATAGGGAAATGTGTAGTTTTAAAAACACAGGACATTTCACACGAGTCacttaacatttaaaaataaaatgtgttccCTCTGTGCGGCAGAGGAGAGCTGGCCCTATCATTCACTGGGGGAAAAGCTTCTGCTAGCTCTGTCAGGTTGAGATTTCACCTTCAGTGTTCAGGCTCTGATTGCTGGTGCTTAAAGTATTTTTCTACTGGAATAAATAATATTCTTTGCCATCACACTAGAAAATTGTTTGTATGTGTCATTACCTTTTGCATATAGATAAATTGGGATGATGGTGTGGCTGGAGACCAGGGTCTTTGACATATTTTGAGGGTATACTTCTGCAGAGGAGAGTTACCTCTACATTTTGCCTATTCAACAGTAATGGTAAATGTGGCTTTTTCTCTGAGATTATGGCATCTGAGAGTTTGCTGTGCTGGCTTGCATGGTGCCTATCACATTTTAACTGTCCTTGGAAAGAGAGCAATGACAGTGCCTTGGAAAGGGAGGAATAGAAAGGAGATTCCCCCCCTAGTTTTTGCTCCCCAGTTTCTTATGCCCTTGGAATTAAGAACCAAAATGTTACATTAGGCAAACCTCTCTGATGCTTGTAAAGAAAAATCCAGTTCTGTGTAAACTGGGGTAGCATTCCCTATGATGTTCCTGGTAGGTAGATGTTGGATTATAATTAGCTGAATGCCTCATGTGCTGACCTTACCCTTGCCCTGCCAGAAAATTTCCTCGACTGAAATCTCTCTAGGATGGTGTGCTCGTCTGTCTTCTGGCTTTTTGTTCTTGAGGTGAACAGAACCTTTTGGAGAGGCTCAGAATGGAAGGGTAGCTGTGTTTGAGGTTTGAGTGGTGTCTGGATCTTAACTAATACAGCTgggctatttaaaaaaatgttttttagaCCTGTACATGTGTGATTTGcttccaaagcagcagccaaagtTTTCACTACACTTATGAGCACAGAGGTTTTTAGTGAGATTGCCTTGGCTTTATGATGCATTTGAAGAGGGGACCCATCCCTTGTCTTTAGGCTATGACTTTTTACTCTGTGAAAAGCCCCATTATATTTAGGGCTTTTTATTTATGCAAACAACTCAGAAGTGAAGAAATGCTATAAATATAAGCAGCATGCAGACATCTCAACGTTTCCCTGCTTTGCAATTTCGCCAGCTAGTCAGGAGGGAAACACCTCTCAAATATTCACCATCAGCTTGCAGGGCTGTCAAGTCATgctatttaaataaatagattaTGGTAATCTGAAGATAACCTAATGCCTTGTCCCTCTGTGTGTGAGACGAGATTTGTGTGGTGCTTTGGCCTTGTTGGGAAGTCCCTGGTGGGCTTGGGAGAGTGCTGGCTACAGAAGTCACAAGGCTGACCTGAATTACTGtgagcagctgtttttctgaAGCTTTAAGTCTAAGTTCTCACCTGAATCAGTGTGTAGCAGTTTTTTAAACACCTCTGTACTGTAAAAGTTAATTTGTTGTTAACATAAAGGCGTTTGGTAAGCTGGGGCTTAAAGCAGAGCAGTGTATATATCATGGATATCACCTTTCCCTGCCTCATGGAAAAGTAAAGGCAGCAAAGAGTCCGGTTGAGAGGAGATTGGATCAAAGTGCTGTCTTGAACATTGCATTTGCTTCAGCTTCCTCTGGCAGGCTTTTCACCTCCTCTTGATCCATTGAGTGTTGAGGGTTGTGGGAAAGCTGAAATGTGCACTAGCGCTCTTGGGTTTGGCCACCAGTCCTGGCAATGCCACTCAGGACACTCTGTGATGAGGCAGAACTGGgactgctgtgggcaggaggcaCGAGGGATTCAGGGGATGTGTTTTTGCAGCTGGAAAGTTCAGGGGTGCTCATGGTCTCTGCACAGTGTATTGATAAATGCTCTGTGGTTCAGTAGTGAAGCTTGGGGGGtttgttgtttcatttcatttaaacATCTTGTGACTTTTTAGTACAGGAAGCTCTTTGCTTCAATTAATGTCTATGGTGAAGGCAGCCTCACATTTGGGAGCACTCTGAAGGTTGTTTTTGGTGTGTCCTCTGCTGCTTAGAAAGATTTTGATTCCCCATGGACCTGTGTCCTACCCAGAGGTGGTCTCTGACCTAGTTCTGGAGCAGC from Molothrus ater isolate BHLD 08-10-18 breed brown headed cowbird chromosome 3, BPBGC_Mater_1.1, whole genome shotgun sequence harbors:
- the DUSP10 gene encoding dual specificity protein phosphatase 10, translating into MPPSPLDDRVVVALSRPVRPQDLNLCLDSSFLESASSAGESHSSLLGGVVVSLKTANLTYMPSSNGSARSLSCGCSSASCCTVATYDKDTQAQTQASTGSTHTGASPACPTNQMVNSNENAGSLSPLGGVGSPVSGSTKQLASIKIIYPNDLAKKMTKCSKSHQQNQGPVIIDCRPFMEYNKSHIQGAVHINCSDKISRRRLQQGKITVLDLISCREGKDSFKRIFSKEIVVYDENTNEPSRVMPSQPLHIVLESLKREGKEPLVLKGGLSGFKQNHENLCDNSLQLQECPEGGGGSGASAVPPVLPQSIPTTPDIENAELTPILPFLFLGNEHDAQDLEKMQRMNIGYVINVTTHLPLYHYEKGMFNYKRLPATDSNKQNLRQYFEEAFEFIEEAHQCGKGLLIHCQAGVSRSATIVIAYLMKHTRMTMTDAYKFVKGKRPIISPNLNFMGQLLEFEEDLNNGVTPRILTPKLIGVETVV